TTTTTTGAAATTTAAATGAGACACTCATCAATCCCTTTTTATGGTGTCTCATTTGTCTCATCCGCCTTGGCGAGCCTTCGGCGAGACAGGTTTTTGCTTCAAAACCTCAAAAATGATGTAATATAATCAATCCCTATTTAATAATTAGGTAAAAGACTAAAGAATAAAGTAACCCTCCTATGTTTCCACCTACACTAAAGTTTCGGTGGATCGTCCATAGCCTTTAGCGAAGGACGAAAAGCTACGGAAAAGCAAGAAGGTTCTAGACTAGGGTGGGGAGCCAACAAAAAAGATACTCATAAAAAAGTATCTTTTTTGTTGAATTCTGATAGGTCTGGATTCGAACTGGAAAGGGGTTGGGAAAACAATTGTTTTCCCGTTTGGGGTGACCTGACGAGTAAAGCGAGGAAGACAAGAGGGCGGAAGCCCCATGGAGAGCAAAGCGATGTGAGAATCCGCCACCTATCTCATTTCTCATCTTTTGATGAGGTTTTTATTTTGTGAAAAATAGGATATAATAAAAATATTCAAGGAGGGCTGGTAGTTCCTTGACATTTTTTAAATCTGATCCGACAAGGAGGCCGAACCGGATGCCAGCTCGAAAGCCAGCTTCAGCCAAAAAGCAAGTCCCGGCCAAAGCAACCAAGGGCAATACTCAAAGATACTTCATTAATACAGATGCATTGGATGTATTGTCTCTGCTGGATATAGATATTTTTAAGCCCATAGTACTGAAACCTGCAGCATATGATGAAACGCTCGCTCCATCTGAAAAACTGCATAATCTGGCTTATAGCTTGTTGAATTTGCTCGCCCAAAAACGAGACGAGATGCTCATGACATATGGTGCGAAATATGAATTATCAATGTCAATTCGCGAAGAAGATGGTCAACCTAAAGTAACCTTCTGCCAAATCTCACTCGATCAAGATGGGATTTCAGCTTGGGTTTGTGGACATTCCGAACTTGCTTTTGGTAAAATGGCGAGCGAAGGAATTATTCTGGAATATATTGATGTTGAGAAACAAAAGAACCAAAAACGCAAATTTGCCGCCGCCATCAAAGCGTTCATTACTACTCCCGAACATTTCGACCATAATTATGAACAATGTGAAACTATTGACAGGCCAATGGTAATTAAAAAGGATCTGAAAAGCCGCACTGCGGTGATTGAAGCCTTATGGCACTTTAAAATCTTTTTCGATGAGCTTGACCGACTGATTACCAACACGATCATAAAAGAACAACAGCTCACTAATCAAATTACACAAAGAACTATGGATGAGTAAAACTAAACTTAGAGGAGGCGAGGATAATGCCACTGGGTGCGAAGGAAATATGCAACGAATGGACGATATCGCGGCTGGGCGAATTTCGCTTCCCGAAAAACCACTTATTGATCCCGAATGGCGTGATATTGATTCTCAAACAATTACCAATCATCTCAGGCGAGCCGAAAGACTTGCCAGAATTCGCGTTCAAACAACCACGAGAATGCCGAATGCGATTGGAGAAGATAACCAATAGCAGAACAAGAAACGATCATTACTAAAGGTAAAATTGTTGAAGCGGAGTGGAGATATCACCCTGGTGTGGGTAATTGCATTTGCGGAAGATTATTGTGGCGAATGGTAACTTATATTGTGTACCACCAGATAAATGGTAAAAAAACAGGAAAAATGGCGAGATTTTGCTCACTGCAATGCGCGAATCATCACTCTCTACAATATATATCCGATTGTCCTGAAGATACCCATTTTCTGATAGGTGACCAACTAATTGAAATCACCGATAATAATCGTCATCTATTTCAAATTCAAAAGCCGTGAACAGGCACAACTCCACTCACCTTCCCCACGGCTCTTTTTTATCGCCTCGACGGCGATAACCCCGCATTCCTTGCGTTTTGACAGGAAAATCTGCAGGGTATTTTATTTCAAACGATTTTAAAATCCTGAGGCGTCGGTGTCGTTTTGATTGAGAGCAGAATTAATGCTGTTTAAATCAATACTATTTAGATCATTTTGAGCTTTGTCTAAATCAGTGTTATTTTTAATCGTTGCCTGTGCAGATGTAGAACTGGTTGAATTCGTTGTTGCAGGAATTGCAAGATAGCTGGTTTGTGATATTTGCTTTGAGGTTTTCGTAATATAGTAATAAAGAGAGCCGGCAACAGCCAGGACTATGATTAAAAAAACCGCCCAAGTCCATTTAGGAAATTTTGTTTGAGATTGTGATGTATCTTGACTCATATTTTCTCCTTTTATTCATTATCTTGATTATTTGAAGAATTCTCGGTACCAGTCGAGGAACGCACCGCTACAATTAAATCATTGATTGCCGCCCGATATTCCTGAAGATCTTTTTTGACGACCAACATATCAGTGCGAAATTGAGTTAAGAGATCTTTAGGGCTATTACTTTCACAATTAAGATCATCAATGCCAACTTCGGCTTGCGCTAAATCTTCTTTGGCGGCTAATTTCTTTTCCGCAATTGCGGCTAACAAATCATCATAATTGGCTACAGTTTTTCCGGCTGGTATAACCGTATCGGTATAATATCCCTTGACGTGATCGGCGATTTTGTCAAAGTTTTCAATCATGTTTTCGGTCGTTTTAACTAATTGATCGGATCTTTTTTGAAGAGATTTTTCTTTATTTTGGCAAGCTTTCAAATTGGCTCCGGTAAGACTATTGGTGTTGCGTTGTTGGCTGACTTGAGAAGAAGAGTTAGAAGCATTGGCATTGGGCGCCGCATTAATAAGTGAGACGGAGAAAAATAAAATCAAAACAACAATTAATATTCTAATTGAAGTTTTCAAATTCCCCCTTTTGAAATTTTAATATATCAACTCAATTATATTTTATAATTTTTGAAAAATTTGTCAAGAATAATTTTATTTTAAATAATCTTTGAGTTTTTTAGCATCATCGTGGATTTTGAGTTTTTGCAATGCTTTAGCTTCAATTTGTCGAATTCGCTCGCGAGTGACGCCAAATTCTTTACCGACTTCCTCTAAGGTATGAGTCCGGCCATCTTCTAACCCAAAGCGCATTTTGAGAATTTTTTGTTCGCGAGGTGATAAAAATTCTAACACTTCAGTGATGTGTTCTTTGAGCAATTGGTTGGTGGTGACTTCTGCTGGTGATAATGATTCTTTGTCTTCGATAAAATCGCCCAAACGGCTGTCTTCTTCTTCACCAACTGGCGCTTCCAAGGACACTGTTTCTTGGGAAATTTTAATAATATGCTCGACTTTTTCTGGAGAAATGCCCATTTCTGCGGCAATTTCTTCAGGCAAGGGTTCGCGGCCTAAATCTTGAACCAGCTGGCGTTGAGTACGGATTAATTTGTTAATAGTTTCGATCATGTGCACCGGAATTCGAATGGTGCGCGCTTGGTCAGCAATCGCGCGGGTGACCGCTTGTCGAATCCACCAAGTCGCATAAGTTGAAAATTTATAACCTTTTTTATAATCAAATTTAATAACCGCCTTCATCAAGCCTAAATTACCTTCCTGAATTAAATCTAATAGTGACAAACCGCGGCCAGTATATTTTTTCGCCACCGAAACTACCAATCTTAAATTGGCTTTGGCTAATTGACTTTTAGCCACTTCATCGCCCAATTCGATTCTTTTGGCAAAATCGACTTCTTGCTGCCTGTTTAATAAGGGAATTCGGCCAATTTCTTTTAAATACATCCGGACTGAATCTTCGGATGTTTCGGCAAGCTGGTTTTCGGTTTCAAGCTCGCTTAATTCCCGTTTTTCTTTAGTTTCAATGCCGGTCACCCGGTCTGAATCAGTAATATCAATGCCTTTTTCATTTAAGGCTTTGGCAATTTCGTCGACTAAGGCCAAGTTATCTTCAATTTCCGGAACCGCCTGCATAATTTCCTGATAAGTGACGAAGCCATGATCTTCGCCTTTTTTCATCAAGTCCCAGACCTGATCTGGAAATTTATATTCAGATTTTTTAAAGTCTTTATCTGGTTTATTTTGCTTGGTCATGATTGCCTCCTATTTGTTTCTGTAACTGTAAAATTAATTCTTTAATTTGGCTGCGATTGCCAGTTTTTTCCGCTTCAGCGATTTTTTTCTGAAAATCATTTTTGATTTTATCTAAACGCTTGGCTTTAAGTCTTTGACAAGCAATCACGATTTCATCTTTTAAGCCCTTCTCGGATAATTGGCCAAATTCATTTTCAGCTTCAAGAAAATAACTATTCGCAGTTTTCAGTTCTGCCTCGGTTAATTCTTTTTTAAGCAGTTTTTCATCAACTTTATTATTTTCAGTATATGACTTTATAATCGCTTTCGCAATTTTTTGATTTTCCGGTGATGAAAAATTAGCCAGATTTAATTTAGATAAGATTGGTTTGGCGATTTCGGGAAATTTTAAGGCGGCACCGATGACAATTTCTTCGATTGGTTCATGAATAGCTTGGGGGGTAGAAATTGCCTGATTTTGATTTTGGGCACGAGGATTTGGGCTTGGCGAAAAATTTCGCGGCATTTTCTGGTAAGCCTCATAAAGAAATTTTTCATCTGTATCCAAAAAACGGCTCAATTTTTTTAAATAATCTCCTACCAAAACTGGCTCAGAAATCTTTTTGATAATCCCCAATAACTCAGTTGCCACGACCTGCTTTTCTTGGCTGGTCATATTTTTGCTTTGATATTTTTGCTTTGCCAAATCTAAATAAAAATCAACCGCATCTTTGGCTTGGGTGATCGCTTTTTTAAATAATTCAGGTTCTTTTTGGAGAATTTCCGCCGGATCTTTAGCTTCGGGGGTAACAATAATCTTGGGCATGATGCCAATTTGGTGAGCGGTCGCAATTGCCCTTTTGGTCGCTTCCTCGCCTGCGGCATCAGCGTCAAAACAATAAGCAAAATCAGTGGTAAATTTTTTGAGAATTTGCAATTGGTCTGCGGTAATAGCCGTGCCGGAAGACGCAACCACATTTTCGATTCCAGCTT
This is a stretch of genomic DNA from Patescibacteria group bacterium. It encodes these proteins:
- the rpoD gene encoding RNA polymerase sigma factor RpoD; amino-acid sequence: MTKQNKPDKDFKKSEYKFPDQVWDLMKKGEDHGFVTYQEIMQAVPEIEDNLALVDEIAKALNEKGIDITDSDRVTGIETKEKRELSELETENQLAETSEDSVRMYLKEIGRIPLLNRQQEVDFAKRIELGDEVAKSQLAKANLRLVVSVAKKYTGRGLSLLDLIQEGNLGLMKAVIKFDYKKGYKFSTYATWWIRQAVTRAIADQARTIRIPVHMIETINKLIRTQRQLVQDLGREPLPEEIAAEMGISPEKVEHIIKISQETVSLEAPVGEEEDSRLGDFIEDKESLSPAEVTTNQLLKEHITEVLEFLSPREQKILKMRFGLEDGRTHTLEEVGKEFGVTRERIRQIEAKALQKLKIHDDAKKLKDYLK
- the dnaG gene encoding DNA primase — protein: MDEIEEIKRRIDIVDFIGQYLTLKKAGRNFKAVCPFHAEKTPSFIVSPEKQIWHCFGCQKGGDIFGFLMEYESIEFADALKILAEKAGVKLTPKNPQLKKTKDELYQMNLTAAKFYHYLLTTKEIGQKPLEYLEKARGLTRATIDKFLIGFAPDSWDLVSRLLVKRNFAKDHILQSGLVIIKPDGGFYDRFRSRLTFPISDIAKNVLGFSGRIFSTGQIKTAGRDFEPAKYINSPDTPIYNKSRILYGLDKAKKEILAQKFVIIVEGQMDVVACHQAGIENVVASSGTAITADQLQILKKFTTDFAYCFDADAAGEEATKRAIATAHQIGIMPKIIVTPEAKDPAEILQKEPELFKKAITQAKDAVDFYLDLAKQKYQSKNMTSQEKQVVATELLGIIKKISEPVLVGDYLKKLSRFLDTDEKFLYEAYQKMPRNFSPSPNPRAQNQNQAISTPQAIHEPIEEIVIGAALKFPEIAKPILSKLNLANFSSPENQKIAKAIIKSYTENNKVDEKLLKKELTEAELKTANSYFLEAENEFGQLSEKGLKDEIVIACQRLKAKRLDKIKNDFQKKIAEAEKTGNRSQIKELILQLQKQIGGNHDQAK